The Fibrobacter sp. UWB5 genome has a window encoding:
- the rlmN gene encoding 23S rRNA (adenine(2503)-C(2))-methyltransferase RlmN: MEWPKNIKTLTEDELKAWLRDQDEKPFRASQIQKWLFCQQVKSYDEMGNISPALREKLANQFSLRALTEEQRMESVDGTVKWLFKTHDDHHIETVMIPANGRYSVCVSTQVGCAMNCAFCRTAKMGFTRNLEAGEILEEIINVNWYLKESGFLNEEGKTAQVTNIIFMGMGEPLNNLENVHRVCCTLHNQSLFNMGSKRMTVSTSGVVPKIKELVDRNTPCCLAVSLNSTNNEYRSSVMPVNKTWPIEKLLEAVDEYIRRTDNYVTFEFVLIQDITCTPKAAKELIRICAPRRVKVNAIVLNDGDDPTLHAPTPEQVEDFLAMVRAAEIQITIRNPRGRDILAACGQLAYKKEGK; encoded by the coding sequence ATGGAATGGCCAAAGAACATAAAAACACTGACCGAGGACGAGCTTAAGGCTTGGCTCCGCGACCAGGATGAAAAGCCGTTCCGTGCAAGCCAAATTCAAAAATGGCTCTTTTGCCAACAGGTCAAAAGCTACGACGAAATGGGGAACATTTCCCCCGCTCTCCGCGAAAAACTGGCCAACCAGTTCAGCCTCCGTGCCCTGACAGAAGAACAGCGCATGGAGTCGGTCGATGGCACGGTCAAGTGGCTTTTCAAGACACACGACGACCACCATATCGAAACGGTGATGATTCCCGCAAACGGTCGCTATTCCGTATGCGTTTCGACCCAGGTCGGCTGCGCCATGAATTGCGCCTTCTGCCGTACCGCCAAGATGGGCTTCACCCGGAACCTCGAAGCCGGCGAAATCCTGGAAGAAATCATCAACGTGAACTGGTACCTGAAAGAATCCGGCTTTTTGAATGAAGAAGGCAAAACGGCCCAAGTCACCAACATCATCTTCATGGGCATGGGCGAACCCCTGAACAACCTGGAAAACGTACACCGCGTCTGCTGTACGCTCCATAACCAGAGCCTGTTCAACATGGGTTCTAAGCGCATGACCGTAAGCACGAGCGGCGTGGTTCCCAAGATCAAGGAACTGGTAGACCGCAATACCCCCTGTTGCCTTGCCGTGAGCCTCAACAGCACGAATAACGAATACCGTTCGTCTGTCATGCCGGTAAACAAGACCTGGCCCATTGAAAAACTTTTGGAAGCGGTTGACGAATACATTCGTAGAACCGACAATTATGTAACGTTTGAATTTGTCCTGATTCAGGACATCACCTGCACCCCGAAGGCGGCCAAGGAGCTCATTCGCATTTGCGCCCCCCGCCGCGTGAAGGTAAACGCCATCGTCCTAAACGACGGCGACGACCCCACACTACACGCCCCTACGCCGGAACAGGTAGAAGACTTTTTGGCTATGGTTAGGGCAGCCGAAATTCAAATCACGATCCGCAACCCGCGCGGCCGCGACATTCTCGCCGCCTGCGGGCAGCTTGCGTACAAAAAGGAAGGTAAATAA
- a CDS encoding methyltransferase, protein MLTQNLPDFWDNLYAEGKDYWNLKKVTPALTEFFKHPSCPATGSVLVPGAGFGYDAEAWALRGHDVLAVDFAPSAVDELDHLSRKHKNLRSLDLDLFSLSPKDDKRGGQLFDIVYDYCAFTAIHPGRRDEFFEVCYKMMKDDGLLILFLYPLMNGKTLQGPPHATSEGELMARLDGVFDVVERIKPTSSIAGREGKEEIWLLKKCL, encoded by the coding sequence ATGTTAACGCAGAACCTCCCGGATTTCTGGGATAATCTTTATGCCGAAGGCAAGGACTACTGGAATCTCAAGAAGGTGACGCCCGCTCTGACGGAATTTTTCAAGCACCCCTCTTGTCCCGCAACGGGCTCCGTTCTGGTTCCCGGTGCAGGCTTTGGCTACGACGCCGAAGCTTGGGCTTTGCGCGGTCACGACGTGCTGGCAGTCGACTTTGCCCCCTCTGCCGTCGATGAACTTGACCACTTGAGCCGCAAACACAAGAACCTGCGTTCTTTGGACCTCGACCTGTTCTCGCTTTCTCCCAAGGACGACAAGCGCGGCGGTCAGCTTTTCGATATCGTTTATGATTACTGCGCCTTCACGGCAATCCACCCGGGTCGCCGCGACGAATTCTTCGAAGTCTGCTACAAGATGATGAAGGATGACGGCTTGTTGATTCTCTTCTTGTACCCGCTCATGAACGGCAAGACTCTGCAGGGTCCGCCGCATGCCACCAGCGAAGGCGAACTCATGGCCCGTCTCGACGGCGTGTTCGATGTCGTCGAACGCATCAAGCCCACTAGCAGCATCGCCGGCCGCGAAGGCAAAGAAGAAATCTGGCTACTCAAGAAGTGCCTGTAA